In one Solanum dulcamara chromosome 1, daSolDulc1.2, whole genome shotgun sequence genomic region, the following are encoded:
- the LOC129890634 gene encoding glycine-rich cell wall structural protein-like, giving the protein MGLSSCSLGYLLLLVLFVDCVVFADVNGVGDEKLLFGHRRPKFGKGFGGGIGGGAGGGGGLGGGGGLGGGGGLGKGGGLGGGAGGGGGLGGGGGLGHGGGLGGGAGGGLGHGGGLGGGGGAGGGLGGGGGLGGGGGAGGGVGGGAGGGLGGGGGLGGGGGAGGGGGIGGGGGAGGGFGAGGGAGGGIGGGGGGGFGGGGGGGIGGGGGAGGGFGGGAGGGVGGGIGGGGGGGFGGGGGIGGGH; this is encoded by the coding sequence atggGATTATCATCTTGTTCTCTTGGGTATTTGCTTCTACTTGTGTTGTTTGTTGATTGTGTTGTGTTTGCTGATGTTAATGGAGTTGGAGATGAGAAGCTCCTCTTTGGACATAGACGTCCCAAGTTTGGAAAGGGTTTTGGTGGTGGTATAGGTGGTGGTGCTGGAGGTGGAGGGGGATTAGGAGGAGGTGGTGGTCTAGGTGGTGGAGGTGGTCTAGGTAAAGGAGGAGGACTTGGTGGTGGCGCAGGTGGTGGGGGTGGATTAGGAGGAGGTGGTGGACTAGGTCATGGTGGAGGTCTAGGAGGTGGTGCCGGTGGTGGTTTAGGTCATGGTGGAGGTTTAGGAGGTGGTGGTGGAGCTGGAGGAGGGCTAGGTGGAGGTGGTGGacttggtggtggtggtggagcTGGTGGTGGAGTAGGTGGTGGTGCTGGAGGAGGACTTGGTGGAGGTGGTGGAttaggtggtggtggtggagcTGGTGGAGGAGGAGGAATAGGTGGAGGTGGTGGTGCTGGAGGTGGTTTTGGTGCAGGTGGAGGAGCTGGAGGTGGTATAGGTGGAGGTGGAGGCGGAGGATTTGGTGGTGGTGGAGGTGGTGGCATTGGTGGTGGTGGAGGTGCCGGAGGAGGCTTTGGTGGTGGTGCAGGTGGAGGCGTAGGAGGAGGTATAGGAGGTGGAGGTGGCGGCGGATTTGGTGGTGGAGGAGGCATTGGTGGTGGTCATTAA